From Ramlibacter tataouinensis, the proteins below share one genomic window:
- the dnaX gene encoding DNA polymerase III subunit gamma/tau, translating to MSYVVLARKYRSRNFAEMVGQEHVVQALSNALVQQRLHHAYLFTGTRGIGKTTVSRILAKALNCTGPDGQGGITATPCGVCQACTEIDGGRFVDYTELDAASNRGVDEVQALLEQAVYKPVQGRFKVFMIDEVHMLTGHAFNAMLKTLEEPPEYLKFVLATTDPQKVPVTVLSRCLQFNLRPMAPETVQAHLEHVLQAEGVPADAQALRLLSRAARGSMRDALSLTDQAIAFGSGRIEETGVRQMLGSVDRSHVFRLIEALGEGDGRTVVEVSDALRAQGLSAASTLEEMCAVLQRMAVCQAVPSAANTDDAEAAEIARLATLLPADETQLLYSMCLHGRAELGLAADEYAALTMVLLRLLAFKAPGSASQPEKKTLNEARPAAAPATAPAARVAAPATALPAATAPPGRVLPVVEPQRAAQPAPVPARAQPATEVLGVPVRVQSEPAGEPAAATSEALNLTPEGDFWHALVTGMAAREAITALVRELALQSQLLARDEGHWMLRVERESLNQKVSRERLEAALQAAGHPVALTVEVGVVSDSPARRNAAAAQARQKAAEEIILKDPFVQDLMRDFGAKIVPGSIKPVSNG from the coding sequence ATGTCCTACGTCGTGCTCGCCCGCAAATACCGGTCCCGCAACTTCGCGGAGATGGTGGGCCAGGAGCACGTGGTGCAGGCGCTCAGCAATGCGCTTGTTCAGCAGCGGCTGCATCACGCCTACCTGTTCACCGGCACGCGAGGCATCGGCAAGACGACCGTGTCGCGCATCCTGGCCAAGGCGCTCAACTGCACCGGGCCGGATGGGCAGGGCGGCATCACGGCGACGCCCTGCGGCGTGTGCCAGGCCTGCACCGAGATCGACGGCGGCCGCTTCGTCGATTACACCGAGCTGGACGCCGCCTCGAACCGGGGCGTCGACGAGGTCCAGGCCCTGCTGGAGCAGGCGGTCTACAAGCCGGTGCAGGGCCGCTTCAAGGTCTTCATGATCGACGAAGTACACATGCTGACCGGGCATGCCTTCAACGCCATGCTCAAGACACTGGAGGAGCCGCCCGAATACCTCAAGTTCGTGCTGGCCACCACCGATCCGCAAAAGGTTCCGGTGACGGTGCTGTCGCGCTGCCTGCAGTTCAACCTGCGGCCGATGGCGCCCGAGACCGTGCAGGCCCACCTGGAGCACGTGCTGCAAGCCGAGGGCGTGCCGGCCGACGCGCAAGCCCTGCGCCTGCTGTCGCGCGCGGCGCGCGGTTCGATGCGCGACGCGCTGTCGCTCACCGACCAGGCGATCGCCTTCGGCAGCGGCCGGATCGAGGAGACCGGGGTGCGGCAGATGCTGGGCAGCGTCGACCGCAGCCATGTCTTCCGGCTGATCGAGGCGCTGGGCGAGGGCGACGGCCGCACCGTGGTCGAGGTCAGCGATGCGCTGCGCGCGCAGGGGCTCAGCGCGGCTTCGACGCTGGAGGAGATGTGCGCAGTGCTGCAGCGCATGGCCGTCTGCCAGGCCGTGCCCTCGGCCGCGAACACTGACGATGCCGAGGCCGCCGAGATCGCGCGCCTGGCCACCCTGCTACCCGCCGACGAGACCCAGCTGCTCTACAGCATGTGCCTGCACGGCCGGGCCGAGCTCGGCCTGGCAGCCGATGAGTATGCGGCGCTGACCATGGTGCTGCTGCGGCTGCTGGCCTTCAAGGCACCCGGCTCCGCCTCCCAGCCGGAAAAAAAAACTCTGAATGAAGCCCGGCCCGCCGCGGCGCCTGCTACCGCGCCGGCGGCCCGCGTAGCGGCACCGGCCACTGCACTGCCTGCGGCCACGGCGCCACCGGGACGCGTGCTGCCGGTGGTGGAGCCACAGCGCGCCGCGCAGCCCGCGCCGGTGCCTGCCCGGGCGCAGCCGGCGACCGAAGTGCTGGGCGTGCCGGTGCGCGTGCAGTCCGAACCGGCGGGTGAGCCGGCGGCGGCCACGTCCGAAGCCCTGAACCTGACGCCGGAAGGCGACTTCTGGCACGCGCTGGTGACCGGGATGGCGGCGCGCGAGGCGATCACGGCGCTGGTGCGGGAACTGGCCTTGCAGTCACAGCTGCTCGCCCGCGACGAGGGCCACTGGATGCTGCGCGTGGAGCGCGAGTCCCTGAACCAGAAGGTGAGCCGCGAGCGGCTGGAGGCGGCGCTGCAGGCGGCGGGCCATCCCGTGGCGCTGACCGTCGAAGTCGGCGTCGTCAGCGACAGCCCGGCGCGGCGCAATGCGGCCGCCGCGCAGGCGCGCCAGAAGGCCGCCGAAGAAATCATCCTCAAAGACCCGTTCGTGCAGGACCTGATGCGTGACTTTGGCGCGAAAATCGTGCCCGGAAGCATCAAGCCGGTATCGAACGGCTGA
- the modA gene encoding molybdate ABC transporter substrate-binding protein gives MMPLTRRAFCGLAAAVPAAFAQVNTVTIAATSSLRFVLFDVIRDYQQKTGNFVHVTYGASGALFNQLKQGAPYELFLPADDEYALKLADAGLSQDRGTVYGVGRIVLYVPSGSKIRPDEDMKDLAVAARDGRLKQLAIANPQQSPYGRAAVKAMKALGVWPALENKLVLAEHSSQAAQYALSGSAHAGIVAYSLALAPTMTRGGTHVLIPERLHAPLRQRMVLTKKAGAAAKDFCNYLQSADARAVLQRYGMSLPPGK, from the coding sequence ATGATGCCGCTCACGCGCCGGGCCTTCTGCGGTCTAGCTGCCGCAGTTCCGGCGGCATTTGCTCAGGTCAACACGGTGACCATCGCAGCAACCTCGTCCCTGCGCTTCGTGCTTTTCGATGTGATCCGCGACTACCAGCAGAAGACTGGCAACTTCGTCCACGTGACCTACGGCGCGTCGGGGGCCTTGTTCAACCAGTTGAAGCAGGGCGCACCCTACGAACTTTTCCTGCCCGCCGACGATGAGTATGCGCTCAAGTTGGCCGACGCCGGATTGAGCCAGGACCGGGGTACGGTGTACGGTGTCGGGCGGATTGTCCTGTACGTACCCAGCGGCTCCAAAATCAGGCCCGACGAAGACATGAAGGACCTCGCCGTCGCCGCCAGGGATGGCCGTCTCAAGCAACTAGCGATTGCGAATCCGCAACAATCTCCCTACGGTAGGGCGGCGGTCAAGGCCATGAAGGCGCTCGGCGTCTGGCCCGCACTGGAGAACAAGCTGGTGCTGGCCGAGCATTCCTCGCAGGCCGCGCAATATGCTCTAAGTGGCAGTGCCCATGCAGGTATCGTGGCCTACTCGTTGGCGCTCGCGCCGACCATGACCAGGGGCGGCACTCACGTCTTGATCCCTGAGCGCCTGCACGCGCCGCTGCGCCAGCGCATGGTCTTGACCAAGAAGGCTGGGGCGGCTGCGAAGGACTTCTGCAACTACCTGCAAAGTGCCGACGCCAGGGCAGTGCTGCAACGGTACGGGATGTCCTTGCCACCCGGGAAGTGA